From the genome of candidate division TA06 bacterium:
TGATGGCCCCCCGGGTGGGCCTGGCCGCCTGCATGCAGGCCAACCAGGTGCTGGAGATTCTGCTGGGGCCGGATCCGCGGATCAAACAAAGTGAATCGTGAAATGTAAATCGTTAATCGGGGGCTATGATAAAAGTTAATGGAGAACAACATCCCTGGCGGCAGGGGCTGAATGTTACAAAGCTTCTGGCCGAGAAGAACTACGTGTTCCACGCCATCATCGTGCGGATAAACGAGAAGTTCATCCCGCCGGAGGAATACGATGCTGCCTTGATAAGCGATGGCGACAGCGTGGAGACCATACATCTGATAACCGGGGGGTGATCTCTAAAGTTCAAAAGGTTAAAAAGGTTTGAAAGGTTTAAAAAGCAAGTGCAAAGATGTTAGTTGATCAATACGGAAGAAAGATAAACTACCTGCGGGTCTCGGTCACCGATCGCTGTAACCTGCGCTGCTGCTATTGCATGCCGCAAGAAGGCGTGCTCAAAAAGCACGAAGAGATTTTGACCTTCGAGGAGATCGAGACCATTGTCAAGGCCGGGGCGGAGCTGGGCATCGACAAGGTGCGGCTGACCGGCGGCGAGCCCCTGCTGCGAAAGGGTTTCATTGACCTGGTGAAAA
Proteins encoded in this window:
- the thiS gene encoding sulfur carrier protein ThiS, with amino-acid sequence MIKVNGEQHPWRQGLNVTKLLAEKNYVFHAIIVRINEKFIPPEEYDAALISDGDSVETIHLITGG